The following proteins are encoded in a genomic region of Cyclonatronum proteinivorum:
- a CDS encoding ABC transporter substrate-binding protein produces METIRIALDWTPNTIHAGFFLAWHKGWYREAGLEIAFISPETDNYQLTPARRLSQRKVDFAIAPSESVISYNTSRRPAAITAVASILQRDTSAIVCLSNSGITRPAMLDGKTYASYNARYEDEIVRAMILNDGGTGAFNPVAISRLGIWDMLKKGEADATWVFMPWEGVEAQHNGIALNAFRMEDFGIPYGYTPLLLAHLSAIPLREAAYRSFLRITARAYTEAAAAPEETAAFLSERVGHPDFARKDFIRDSMRELAPAILNEQGRWGEMQPKVWGRFIDWLVERKLAVPRQPIESWHLFTNKLLGEHSGN; encoded by the coding sequence ATGGAAACTATCCGGATTGCTCTGGACTGGACCCCCAACACCATTCATGCGGGCTTTTTCCTGGCCTGGCACAAAGGCTGGTACCGGGAAGCTGGTCTCGAGATTGCGTTTATTTCTCCCGAAACCGACAACTATCAGCTCACCCCGGCACGGCGGCTTTCGCAGCGCAAGGTTGATTTTGCGATTGCCCCCTCTGAGAGCGTGATTTCATACAACACTTCCCGCCGGCCTGCCGCTATCACCGCCGTAGCAAGCATCCTTCAGCGGGATACAAGCGCGATTGTGTGCCTGAGCAACAGCGGCATCACCCGACCGGCCATGCTTGACGGCAAAACCTATGCCTCCTACAATGCCCGCTATGAAGATGAAATTGTTCGTGCGATGATTCTGAATGATGGCGGAACGGGCGCTTTTAACCCGGTTGCCATCAGCCGGCTGGGCATTTGGGATATGCTCAAAAAAGGGGAAGCTGACGCGACCTGGGTTTTTATGCCCTGGGAAGGTGTCGAAGCACAGCACAACGGAATTGCGCTCAACGCTTTCCGCATGGAAGATTTCGGCATCCCCTACGGATACACGCCGCTGTTGCTTGCACACCTTTCAGCGATTCCGCTGCGCGAAGCTGCCTACCGCAGCTTTCTCCGCATTACGGCACGCGCCTATACAGAAGCTGCAGCTGCACCCGAGGAAACAGCCGCCTTCCTGAGTGAGCGGGTTGGACATCCTGACTTTGCCCGGAAAGACTTCATCCGTGATTCCATGCGTGAACTTGCACCGGCAATCCTGAACGAGCAGGGACGCTGGGGCGAAATGCAGCCAAAGGTATGGGGCCGCTTCATCGACTGGCTGGTCGAACGCAAGCTCGCTGTCCCCCGTCAACCGATTGAAAGCTGGCATTTGTTCACGAACAAGCTTCTCGGAGAGCACTCCGGAAACTGA